A window from Candidatus Bathyarchaeota archaeon encodes these proteins:
- a CDS encoding CoA-binding protein: protein MPERGIDMSTSGRFCESIRSLFDPDSVAVVGATENPEKPGYLLLRNLIDLGYRGKIYPVNRGRETVLGLKCYPRVNEIPGEVETAIIIVPAKEVPKIMDDCGDKKVRSVIICSSGFGEAGGDGAKLEKEILEIASRRGIRIVGPNTTGILNTYNGFTSSFVKLSKPVRGPVSIIAQTGMFASTMLEHILTTQPYGLSKVAGLGNKVDVEDSDILEYLEGDPDTRVVAIYAEGIRDGRRFIEVSRRVSRKKPIIILKSARTRSGGRAAETHTGSIMVRDEIFDAACKAAGVIRAGDIEELLDYTKVFAMSPPPRGDRVGVIAYTGAGCVMSADAIEDYGLRLAELSEETMETLRAYTPPFGVLSNPLDAELLRMRVGNAEESMKISLEAFMRDPNVDMVSLVMVGLRRGSRIWEVDFGRVFSKIGMDHPEKPLVATIMASREVTEDFNEEMARLGVPTYPSLNRNIRALSGLARYYLKYGTSHNLQT from the coding sequence ATGCCTGAGAGAGGAATCGACATGTCAACATCAGGAAGATTCTGTGAATCTATCAGAAGCCTATTCGACCCGGATAGCGTCGCCGTCGTAGGGGCGACAGAGAATCCTGAAAAACCTGGATATCTTCTTCTTAGAAACCTCATCGACCTAGGTTACCGGGGGAAAATCTATCCTGTTAACAGGGGTAGGGAGACCGTTCTCGGTCTGAAATGTTATCCCAGAGTCAACGAGATTCCGGGTGAAGTCGAGACTGCTATAATCATAGTCCCAGCCAAGGAGGTGCCTAAGATCATGGATGACTGTGGAGATAAGAAGGTTAGGAGTGTGATAATATGCTCCTCAGGATTCGGGGAGGCGGGAGGCGATGGAGCCAAACTTGAGAAGGAGATACTTGAGATCGCTTCGAGGCGTGGAATCAGGATCGTAGGCCCAAACACCACAGGCATACTGAATACATACAACGGCTTTACATCATCCTTCGTGAAGCTCTCTAAACCCGTGAGGGGACCGGTGTCGATAATAGCCCAGACAGGAATGTTTGCATCAACCATGCTCGAACATATCCTCACAACACAGCCATACGGCCTGAGCAAGGTTGCAGGCTTAGGGAACAAGGTTGACGTCGAAGACTCAGACATCCTGGAATATCTCGAGGGAGACCCTGACACAAGGGTTGTAGCAATATACGCTGAGGGGATAAGGGACGGTAGAAGATTCATCGAGGTCTCAAGAAGGGTGTCTCGGAAGAAGCCGATTATAATATTGAAGTCGGCGAGGACGAGGTCAGGTGGGAGGGCGGCTGAGACACACACAGGATCCATCATGGTCAGGGATGAGATCTTCGATGCAGCATGCAAGGCTGCAGGCGTCATACGTGCTGGAGATATTGAGGAGCTCTTAGACTACACTAAGGTATTCGCAATGTCGCCACCGCCAAGAGGGGACAGAGTAGGTGTCATAGCGTATACTGGAGCAGGATGCGTGATGAGTGCCGATGCGATTGAGGATTACGGTCTGAGGCTAGCTGAACTCTCAGAAGAGACGATGGAGACGCTGAGAGCGTACACTCCACCATTCGGAGTATTATCGAATCCGCTAGACGCTGAGCTCCTCAGAATGAGGGTGGGCAACGCTGAAGAGTCTATGAAAATTTCTCTGGAAGCTTTTATGAGGGACCCGAATGTTGACATGGTGTCTCTAGTCATGGTAGGTCTGAGAAGGGGTAGCAGGATATGGGAAGTTGACTTTGGTAGGGTATTCTCGAAAATTGGGATGGACCATCCTGAGAAGCCCCTTGTAGCAACCATCATGGCGTCGAGGGAGGTCACCGAAGACTTCAATGAAGAGATGGCGCGGTTAGGGGTGCCGACATACCCATCCCTCAATAGAAATATCAGGGCCCTGAGCGGTCTGG
- a CDS encoding ABC transporter ATP-binding protein has translation MPHILGRVKLFEAIVRAQNLKKTFRTSGSLLQTIRGKGEQIRAVDDVSLDILKGEVLGLVGESGSGKTTLGRLLLRLEEPDSGRIYFEGADFTAVKEQFRIREFRRRMQMIFQDPYDSINPRMRVREIVGEPLQVHERGLTERDKFERIIEILEDVKLTPAKNYVDRYPHELSGGERQRVAIARTLIIRPTFIVADEPVSMLDVSIRADLLNLMLDLKDRYNLTYLFITHDLAVAKYICDRIAVMRLGKIVELGPTLEVINNPRHPYTIALRAAVPRLRPRT, from the coding sequence ATGCCACATATATTAGGGAGGGTGAAACTCTTCGAGGCGATAGTGAGAGCCCAAAACCTCAAAAAGACTTTCAGAACCTCAGGCAGCCTACTCCAGACTATAAGAGGGAAGGGGGAACAGATAAGGGCAGTCGACGACGTCTCACTTGACATCTTGAAAGGTGAAGTATTAGGTTTAGTCGGTGAGAGCGGAAGCGGCAAGACAACCCTTGGAAGGCTACTTCTCAGACTCGAAGAACCAGACAGTGGCAGGATCTATTTTGAAGGAGCTGACTTCACAGCTGTTAAGGAGCAATTCAGAATCAGAGAGTTTAGGAGGAGGATGCAAATGATCTTCCAAGACCCATATGACTCAATAAATCCAAGGATGAGGGTTAGAGAGATTGTAGGTGAACCATTACAGGTTCATGAGAGGGGTTTGACTGAGAGGGATAAGTTTGAGAGGATAATTGAGATCTTGGAGGATGTTAAGCTCACACCCGCAAAGAATTATGTTGACAGATACCCACATGAGTTGAGTGGTGGGGAGAGGCAGAGGGTTGCCATAGCGAGGACCCTGATAATAAGACCGACCTTTATAGTTGCAGATGAGCCGGTATCTATGCTCGACGTCTCAATCAGGGCTGACCTACTGAATCTGATGTTGGACTTGAAAGATAGATACAACCTCACATATCTCTTCATAACGCATGATCTGGCTGTTGCTAAGTATATCTGTGACAGAATAGCGGTTATGCGTCTCGGTAAGATAGTTGAGCTCGGCCCGACACTCGAAGTCATAAATAACCCTCGACACCCATACACCATAGCTTTGAGGGCGGCAGTTCCAAGGTTGAGGCCGAGAACATGA
- a CDS encoding ABC transporter ATP-binding protein — MPTPDMKAEHILEVDSLTVRYVTEKFPVRAVDGVTLVVDRGEAFGLAGESGSGKSTLANTILRILPSNAEILMGRILFEGEDILKIAEEEFRSRFRWRRIAIVPQATMNSLTPVHRVNRQIVEAILTHEDVTVEEAFERAEALLENVGIPRSRARDYPHQFSGGMKQRAMIAMALACNPSLLIADEPTTGLDVITQAGVLKVLEDSKKRFNLSLILITHDLSIISELCERVAVMYAGRIVEEAPTKKILTHPAHPYTRALLEAYPDIEGPRVKLRPVPSLGSNWQATGLGCPFYPRCDSRGKRCLEEDPKLIEVGDRHLCACHIY; from the coding sequence GTGCCCACCCCTGACATGAAGGCTGAACATATCTTAGAGGTAGATTCCTTAACAGTCCGGTATGTGACTGAGAAGTTTCCTGTGAGGGCTGTTGATGGGGTCACACTAGTAGTCGACCGCGGTGAAGCCTTCGGTTTAGCGGGTGAGTCAGGCTCAGGAAAATCAACCCTGGCCAACACCATATTAAGAATCCTACCCTCCAATGCGGAGATTTTGATGGGTAGAATCCTCTTCGAAGGTGAGGACATTCTCAAAATTGCTGAGGAGGAGTTTAGGAGTAGGTTCAGATGGCGAAGAATAGCGATAGTCCCACAGGCAACAATGAACTCCCTCACACCAGTACATAGGGTGAACAGGCAGATAGTTGAGGCAATACTCACCCATGAAGATGTTACAGTTGAGGAGGCTTTCGAGAGGGCTGAAGCGCTTCTGGAGAATGTTGGAATACCCAGAAGCAGAGCAAGGGACTACCCCCACCAGTTCAGTGGCGGCATGAAACAGAGGGCCATGATAGCAATGGCCCTAGCCTGCAATCCAAGCCTACTCATAGCGGACGAACCTACAACAGGACTTGACGTGATAACTCAAGCAGGAGTGCTTAAGGTTCTGGAAGATTCGAAGAAAAGATTCAACCTATCACTCATCCTCATAACTCACGACCTCTCCATCATCTCAGAGCTCTGTGAGAGGGTTGCAGTAATGTATGCTGGGAGGATAGTGGAGGAAGCGCCTACGAAAAAAATCCTCACACATCCAGCCCACCCATACACAAGGGCGCTTCTAGAAGCTTATCCCGACATCGAAGGGCCCAGGGTCAAGCTCAGACCAGTCCCAAGCCTAGGTTCTAATTGGCAGGCAACTGGCCTCGGCTGCCCATTCTATCCAAGATGCGATTCAAGAGGCAAGAGATGTTTGGAGGAGGATCCCAAGCTCATAGAGGTTGGGGATAGGCATCTATGTGCATGCCACATATATTAG